One segment of Corynebacterium caspium DSM 44850 DNA contains the following:
- the eno gene encoding phosphopyruvate hydratase — protein MADIVHIFAREIMDSRGNPTVEAEAFLDDGAHGVAGVPSGASTGAHEAHELRDGDDRYQGKGVLKAVTNINEEIVDELAGMEADDQRLIDQAMIALDGTENKSRLGANAILGVSIAVAKAAAESAGLPLYRYIGGPNAHVLPVPMMNILNGGAHADSGVDVQEFMIAPIGADSFTEALRMGAEVYHVLKGVIKERGLSTGLGDEGGFAPSVASTREALDLILEAIKKAGFTPGEDVALALDVASSEFYSDGAYNFEGGRLNSAEMTAVYEQLVDEYPIVSIEDPLDEDDWEGYTALTAKIGDKVQIVGDDLFVTNPVRLQKGIETKAANALLVKVNQIGTLTETFDAVELAHRSGFRTMMSHRSGETEDTTIADLAVALGCGQIKTGAPARSERVAKYNQLLRIEQELGDAAVYAGKSAFPRFK, from the coding sequence ATGGCTGACATCGTACATATCTTCGCTCGCGAAATCATGGATTCCCGCGGCAATCCCACTGTAGAAGCTGAAGCATTCCTAGACGACGGCGCCCATGGCGTTGCCGGAGTCCCCTCCGGAGCTTCCACTGGCGCCCACGAAGCTCATGAGCTTCGCGATGGCGATGACCGTTACCAAGGTAAGGGCGTGCTAAAGGCCGTCACCAATATTAACGAAGAAATCGTTGATGAACTTGCTGGTATGGAAGCTGATGACCAGCGACTAATCGACCAAGCCATGATTGCACTAGATGGCACTGAAAATAAGTCTCGGCTGGGTGCCAATGCGATTCTCGGCGTATCTATTGCCGTAGCAAAGGCTGCCGCAGAATCTGCCGGCCTGCCTCTCTACCGCTATATCGGCGGCCCCAATGCTCATGTATTGCCGGTGCCGATGATGAATATCCTAAACGGCGGCGCCCACGCTGACTCCGGCGTAGATGTGCAGGAATTCATGATTGCCCCCATTGGTGCAGATAGCTTCACTGAAGCACTGCGCATGGGGGCTGAAGTTTATCACGTTCTTAAAGGTGTAATTAAAGAACGCGGTCTTTCCACTGGCCTAGGCGATGAAGGCGGATTCGCTCCTTCAGTAGCTTCCACTCGTGAAGCTTTGGATCTCATCCTCGAAGCTATCAAGAAGGCCGGCTTCACTCCTGGCGAAGATGTCGCCCTGGCCCTAGATGTTGCCTCCTCTGAGTTCTACTCCGATGGTGCCTATAACTTTGAGGGCGGACGTCTTAACTCTGCAGAAATGACTGCTGTTTATGAGCAGCTTGTTGACGAGTACCCAATTGTTTCCATCGAGGATCCCCTAGATGAGGATGACTGGGAAGGCTACACCGCACTTACTGCCAAGATTGGCGATAAAGTACAAATTGTTGGCGATGACCTCTTTGTTACCAATCCGGTGCGCTTGCAAAAGGGCATTGAAACCAAGGCTGCTAATGCTTTGCTAGTTAAGGTAAACCAGATTGGTACCCTTACCGAAACTTTCGATGCTGTCGAATTGGCACACCGCAGTGGTTTCCGGACCATGATGTCACACCGCTCTGGTGAGACCGAAGATACCACCATTGCAGATCTTGCTGTAGCTCTAGGCTGTGGCCAGATCAAGACTGGTGCACCTGCACGCTCTGAGCGTGTTGCGAAGTACAACCAGTTGCTTCGCATTGAGCAGGAGCTAGGCGACGCCGCAGTTTATGCCGGCAAGTCTGCTTTCCCACGCTTTAAGTAA
- a CDS encoding Ppx/GppA phosphatase family protein codes for MGKRVAAVDCGTNSIRLLISEVLPDGTLKDLQRHMKIVRLGQGVDATGEFAPEALERTRLALADFIILMQESGVDAVRMVATSATRDAANKEEFFAMTAQLLGQVVPGASAEVISGDEEAALSFAGAISDLPANAANQVCVIDLGGGSTEFVVGDTAGNVDSEISTQMGCVRIRERCLLSDPATALEIANARKVIGAELAKVRNQVAIEEIGTVVGCAGTFTTFSAVLQELVAYDPQAIHGSVFTTAQMRACAQRLYTSTATERGANPVIHPGRVDVLNAGAVIVEEIMQLLESVGVREIMISEKDILDGIASNLAATLNSH; via the coding sequence ATGGGTAAGCGCGTTGCGGCTGTTGATTGCGGCACAAATTCTATTCGGTTGCTAATTTCTGAAGTGCTTCCCGATGGCACCCTTAAGGACCTCCAGCGGCATATGAAAATAGTGCGCCTGGGTCAGGGCGTAGATGCCACCGGAGAATTTGCTCCAGAAGCTTTAGAGCGCACCCGCTTGGCTTTAGCCGATTTTATAATCCTGATGCAGGAAAGTGGCGTGGATGCGGTACGCATGGTGGCTACCTCGGCGACTCGCGATGCGGCAAATAAGGAAGAATTCTTTGCGATGACTGCGCAGCTTTTGGGACAAGTAGTTCCTGGAGCAAGCGCCGAGGTTATCAGTGGCGATGAAGAAGCGGCACTATCTTTTGCCGGCGCAATCTCGGATTTACCAGCTAATGCGGCCAATCAAGTATGTGTGATTGATTTAGGCGGTGGTTCCACCGAATTCGTAGTAGGGGACACCGCTGGAAATGTGGACTCAGAAATAAGCACCCAAATGGGTTGTGTTCGTATTCGCGAGCGCTGCCTATTATCGGATCCTGCAACTGCGCTAGAAATCGCTAATGCGCGCAAGGTCATCGGTGCAGAGCTTGCCAAGGTGCGAAATCAGGTGGCTATTGAGGAAATCGGGACCGTGGTGGGTTGTGCCGGAACTTTCACCACTTTTTCGGCTGTGCTTCAAGAACTTGTGGCCTATGATCCGCAAGCTATTCATGGTTCGGTATTTACTACGGCACAGATGCGTGCTTGTGCGCAGCGCCTCTATACCTCCACGGCAACAGAGCGGGGCGCTAATCCGGTGATTCATCCAGGACGTGTAGATGTGTTAAATGCAGGTGCGGTGATCGTAGAGGAGATAATGCAACTGCTGGAGTCTGTGGGAGTTCGGGAAATTATGATCTCTGAAAAAGACATTCTTGACGGGATTGCAAGCAATCTAGCTGCGACATTGAACTCACATTGA
- a CDS encoding MazG nucleotide pyrophosphohydrolase domain-containing protein has protein sequence MTIVLLDPRWPEMIPCTAIKLLDDPHTLLVTHIDQKVQQLLANGATLIVAPSLQDPLYIAANIMRTALERGEWEAQQTHRSLVPYLQEETVEFIAAIAAEDDVEMCKELSDILLQVLFHAELASRRNAFDLNDVATAFITKMRNRAPYLFDNSSGVVSVEEQQYLWELGKRQERQKPHTR, from the coding sequence ATGACTATCGTTTTGTTGGACCCGAGATGGCCGGAAATGATCCCGTGCACAGCCATAAAGCTTTTAGATGATCCGCATACTTTATTGGTTACCCACATCGACCAAAAGGTCCAGCAACTCTTGGCTAACGGAGCAACTTTGATTGTGGCCCCCAGCTTGCAAGACCCGCTATATATCGCGGCTAATATTATGCGCACCGCTTTGGAACGCGGGGAGTGGGAAGCCCAGCAAACCCACAGATCTTTGGTGCCTTACCTGCAAGAAGAAACCGTGGAATTCATAGCTGCAATTGCCGCAGAGGATGACGTTGAGATGTGTAAGGAGCTTTCCGACATCCTACTCCAAGTGCTTTTCCATGCAGAACTAGCTAGTCGACGCAACGCCTTTGATCTCAACGATGTAGCCACAGCTTTTATCACCAAGATGCGTAACCGAGCGCCCTATCTTTTTGATAACTCTTCGGGGGTAGTTAGCGTGGAAGAACAGCAATATTTATGGGAGTTGGGAAAGCGACAAGAACGCCAAAAGCCTCACACCCGGTAG
- a CDS encoding amino acid permease, translating to MTSSRSVSLWSLVALIIGSTVGAGIFSLPQNIASVAGPGAMLIGWCIAGVGMLAVAFVFHILAARKPGLDSGVYAYARAGLGDFIGFVSGWGYWLGSVIAQVGYATLFFSTLGHYVPIFSEKNRIISAFCVSALTWTIFAVLARGIKQAAFLNMVTTVAKLLPIAAFIVLSAFMGFSWDRFTENFWVHPDGDVFTQVQGMMLFTVWVFIGVEGASVYSRQSRSRRDVGRATVVGFLSVLFLLVAVSVLSYGVLSTAELAALPDNSMAAVLSAVIGPVGGAIVSLGLCISVLGAYVSWQMLAAEPLMMMAHDRLMPASLGKINFAGAPWMAQLISTAVIQFFVVVFFINATTYVSMVQLATVLYLLPYLFSALYLTALAIFGRGLIHRGSGIDFDDSGPEISRNSNTRHLIVGAVAVIYSIWLMYAADPTYILFGAMAVVPGVIPYLWTRIKRQERWFNSFEWAVLILIIIAAAAGSWGLITGSLSL from the coding sequence ATGACTTCATCCAGAAGCGTCTCCCTATGGAGCCTTGTCGCACTGATCATCGGTTCGACAGTTGGTGCCGGGATTTTTTCGCTGCCCCAAAATATCGCGTCCGTGGCAGGCCCTGGAGCAATGCTCATCGGTTGGTGTATCGCCGGTGTTGGAATGCTCGCAGTGGCCTTTGTCTTTCATATTTTGGCAGCCCGAAAGCCCGGGCTAGATTCTGGAGTTTATGCCTACGCACGTGCCGGACTCGGAGACTTTATTGGTTTCGTCTCTGGCTGGGGTTACTGGTTAGGCTCTGTGATCGCCCAGGTGGGCTATGCCACCCTATTTTTCTCCACTCTGGGACACTATGTGCCCATCTTTTCCGAAAAAAATCGGATCATCTCAGCTTTTTGTGTCTCCGCGCTAACCTGGACTATTTTTGCAGTGCTAGCGCGCGGAATTAAACAAGCAGCTTTCCTAAATATGGTCACTACTGTGGCCAAACTACTTCCTATCGCAGCCTTTATTGTGCTTAGCGCCTTCATGGGCTTTAGCTGGGACCGCTTCACCGAAAACTTCTGGGTACACCCCGATGGTGATGTATTTACCCAGGTACAAGGCATGATGCTCTTTACTGTTTGGGTATTTATTGGCGTAGAAGGAGCCTCTGTTTATTCTCGGCAATCTCGCTCGCGTCGCGATGTCGGAAGAGCCACCGTGGTCGGCTTTCTTTCGGTGCTATTCCTGCTAGTTGCAGTATCGGTGCTCTCTTATGGAGTACTTAGCACCGCTGAACTAGCTGCCCTGCCAGATAATTCCATGGCCGCCGTACTAAGTGCAGTAATTGGCCCAGTTGGTGGCGCTATAGTTTCCCTTGGCCTGTGCATTTCAGTATTGGGTGCCTATGTTTCTTGGCAGATGCTAGCTGCTGAACCACTAATGATGATGGCTCACGACCGCCTCATGCCGGCCTCTTTGGGCAAGATTAACTTTGCCGGAGCCCCCTGGATGGCACAGCTGATATCAACTGCAGTAATCCAATTCTTTGTGGTGGTTTTCTTTATCAACGCCACCACCTATGTTTCCATGGTGCAGCTAGCTACCGTACTATATTTGCTGCCCTATCTTTTCTCCGCGCTATATCTGACTGCTTTGGCCATTTTTGGACGCGGACTCATTCACCGCGGCTCCGGCATTGATTTCGATGATTCCGGCCCGGAAATATCGCGCAATTCCAATACTCGCCACCTCATTGTGGGCGCAGTAGCTGTTATCTACTCTATTTGGCTAATGTATGCCGCTGACCCCACCTATATTCTCTTTGGAGCCATGGCCGTAGTTCCTGGGGTAATTCCATATCTGTGGACCCGTATTAAACGTCAAGAACGCTGGTTTAATAGCTTCGAGTGGGCGGTGCTGATTCTTATTATTATCGCCGCGGCTGCCGGTTCCTGGGGTCTAATAACTGGATCCTTAAGCCTCTAA
- a CDS encoding metal ABC transporter ATP-binding protein, whose protein sequence is MTIAVDIKDVSVHYGDVCGLAKSSLQLHFGTINGIIGQNGSGKSTLFKAITGSAELTTGTITVADSHAIAYVPQSETVDWNFPLSVQEIVMMGRYGHMNFLRRPSKEDKEAVSIALDRTKMSEFRHRQIGQLSGGQKKRAFVARGLSQDARIILLDEPFAGVDTTTEQMLIELLKELAADGCCIVIVTHDVAGVENLCDTVTVLNRSIIAHGTPKEALTREILIKAFGRNIADKEA, encoded by the coding sequence GTGACTATTGCGGTTGATATAAAAGATGTTTCCGTGCACTACGGAGATGTCTGCGGACTAGCGAAATCCTCTTTGCAGCTGCATTTTGGCACTATAAACGGAATTATTGGGCAAAACGGTTCAGGTAAATCCACGCTTTTTAAAGCAATTACCGGCTCCGCAGAGCTCACTACCGGCACCATTACAGTGGCTGATTCCCATGCCATTGCCTATGTCCCGCAATCGGAAACTGTGGACTGGAATTTTCCGCTCAGCGTGCAAGAAATTGTCATGATGGGCCGCTATGGCCATATGAATTTTTTGCGTCGCCCCAGCAAGGAAGATAAAGAAGCAGTATCCATCGCTTTGGACCGAACCAAAATGTCTGAATTTAGGCATCGTCAGATCGGTCAACTCTCTGGAGGACAGAAAAAACGAGCTTTCGTGGCTCGCGGTCTATCCCAAGATGCGCGCATTATTTTGCTAGATGAGCCATTTGCTGGTGTGGATACCACTACAGAGCAAATGCTTATCGAACTGCTAAAGGAACTAGCTGCCGACGGTTGCTGCATTGTAATTGTTACCCACGACGTAGCTGGCGTGGAAAATCTTTGCGATACCGTCACCGTTCTCAACCGCTCAATCATTGCTCACGGCACGCCCAAAGAGGCTTTGACTCGAGAGATTCTCATCAAAGCCTTCGGGCGCAATATCGCTGATAAGGAGGCCTAA
- a CDS encoding metal ABC transporter permease, with amino-acid sequence MSVIFEPLTYSFVTRALGVASITAIVAGILSCWLILIGWSLLGDAVSHAVLPGVVISYIIGIPFAIGALVAALLAVWLVNTVRDKSTLRPDTSIGVIFTALFALGLVLISVTPSGTNLHEILFGNLLGITQKSLYQVILFGGIAFALMMLRRRDITLWAFDFDHARTIGLNIVVIRWTMLLCLALTVVAAMQAVGVILVVAMLVTPGATAYLLTQRFRHMMWISPLVAWLSCLCGIWSSYFMDVSTGGMIVLTQAFIFALAWLFAPREGIITTKIRRRSLAEKVLQEAKASA; translated from the coding sequence GTGTCTGTGATCTTTGAACCCTTAACCTATAGCTTTGTAACCCGCGCCCTTGGCGTGGCCTCAATTACGGCCATTGTGGCAGGTATTTTATCTTGCTGGCTGATCCTTATTGGCTGGTCTTTGCTAGGCGATGCCGTATCACATGCAGTACTTCCGGGAGTTGTAATTTCCTACATCATCGGAATTCCCTTTGCAATAGGGGCCCTGGTTGCCGCTCTGCTGGCAGTGTGGTTGGTAAATACCGTGCGCGATAAAAGTACTTTGCGCCCAGATACCTCAATTGGGGTGATCTTTACCGCCCTCTTTGCTTTGGGTCTAGTACTTATTTCAGTTACTCCCTCGGGCACAAACCTGCACGAGATTTTATTTGGCAACCTGCTAGGAATCACTCAAAAGAGCCTCTACCAGGTAATTCTCTTTGGCGGTATTGCTTTTGCACTCATGATGTTGCGACGCCGCGATATTACCCTCTGGGCTTTTGATTTTGATCACGCTCGCACTATCGGGCTCAATATCGTAGTTATTCGCTGGACAATGCTGCTTTGCCTAGCGTTGACCGTAGTTGCAGCGATGCAGGCAGTTGGAGTGATTTTGGTAGTAGCCATGCTGGTCACCCCCGGTGCTACTGCTTACCTGCTCACCCAACGTTTCCGCCATATGATGTGGATCTCTCCACTAGTTGCCTGGCTCAGCTGCCTGTGCGGTATTTGGTCGAGCTACTTTATGGATGTTTCCACTGGCGGCATGATCGTCTTAACTCAGGCGTTCATCTTTGCTCTAGCGTGGCTATTTGCCCCTCGAGAAGGCATTATTACCACCAAGATTCGCCGCCGCTCTCTAGCTGAGAAAGTACTCCAAGAAGCTAAAGCGAGTGCTTAA
- a CDS encoding SDR family NAD(P)-dependent oxidoreductase: protein MEDKKVAVVTGASSGIGAAAARALAADGWHVVVAARRMDRLTQLAAEIGGTALELDVTDAESVARLEKLPRVDLLLNNAGGAKGLEPLAETSVQDWQWMFDTNVLGTVRVTQALLPKLLAAPNNSGLIINMGSIAGWTVYEGGSAYNAAKHGVRVISRALRLENQKIRVTELDPGRVATAEFSVNRFRGDTSKAAAVYADQLNLTAEDIAEAVRWVASLPAHVNIDVMTLKPRTQT, encoded by the coding sequence ATGGAAGATAAAAAAGTTGCGGTGGTAACCGGGGCCTCCTCTGGTATTGGAGCGGCTGCGGCTAGAGCTTTGGCAGCAGATGGCTGGCATGTTGTAGTAGCAGCCCGGCGGATGGATCGTTTAACGCAGTTAGCTGCAGAAATTGGTGGAACTGCCCTGGAATTGGATGTGACTGACGCGGAGTCAGTAGCTAGGTTAGAAAAGCTTCCTCGGGTGGATTTATTGCTAAATAATGCTGGCGGGGCTAAAGGGTTGGAACCTTTGGCAGAGACCTCGGTGCAGGATTGGCAATGGATGTTTGATACCAATGTGTTGGGCACCGTACGGGTTACCCAGGCATTATTGCCTAAATTATTAGCTGCTCCAAATAACAGCGGATTGATAATTAATATGGGTTCCATTGCTGGTTGGACTGTTTATGAGGGCGGTTCTGCCTATAATGCGGCAAAACATGGGGTCCGAGTAATTTCTCGGGCACTGCGCCTGGAAAATCAAAAAATTAGAGTTACTGAATTAGATCCTGGGCGGGTGGCAACAGCAGAGTTTTCCGTTAATCGTTTTAGAGGAGATACCAGCAAGGCTGCTGCAGTATATGCCGATCAGCTCAATCTCACGGCGGAAGATATTGCAGAAGCTGTGCGCTGGGTAGCTAGCCTGCCAGCGCATGTAAATATTGATGTAATGACGTTGAAACCGCGTACTCAAACTTAG
- a CDS encoding septum formation initiator family protein, whose amino-acid sequence MAEKQLAAKLNKASVPVADRDSLKNQKKTKSTPRQRTPMGTREILVLVSVTLLILATLATPLRNYYQGGAEMRRVTKALAEKSAQKERLLAEIERYENNEDFLRQEARQRLGVIEAGETAFRIIDPSMEHAPVENTPQNTAGEQPWYQLVWDAVSTPEQLEPLPEGRLPIEPAPNVE is encoded by the coding sequence ATGGCGGAAAAACAGCTGGCAGCTAAGTTAAATAAGGCCTCCGTACCGGTCGCTGACCGAGATAGCCTTAAGAATCAAAAAAAGACCAAGTCCACCCCTCGGCAACGTACCCCCATGGGGACCCGCGAGATCTTGGTTTTGGTGAGCGTGACCCTGTTGATTTTGGCAACTCTAGCTACGCCGCTGCGCAATTATTACCAAGGCGGGGCAGAAATGCGTCGTGTTACTAAAGCCTTAGCAGAAAAAAGTGCGCAAAAAGAACGCCTGTTAGCTGAGATTGAACGTTATGAAAATAATGAGGACTTTTTGCGTCAAGAAGCCCGCCAACGCCTGGGGGTAATCGAGGCCGGAGAAACAGCTTTTCGGATTATTGATCCATCAATGGAACATGCGCCAGTGGAAAACACCCCCCAAAATACCGCCGGGGAGCAGCCTTGGTATCAGCTAGTTTGGGATGCGGTGAGCACCCCTGAGCAGCTAGAACCTCTCCCAGAGGGGAGGCTACCTATTGAGCCAGCTCCTAACGTGGAATAA
- a CDS encoding LLM class flavin-dependent oxidoreductase, giving the protein MTNQQTAAIAPENLQFGIDTFGDVPDGDYVGGLKSLVEQAKLADQIGLDAFNIGEHHRDDFSVSAPDTVLAYLAGVTEKIKLGTAVIVLSSDDPVRVYERFATIQGLSDNRVELTVGRGSFTESFPLFGYDLNDYEELFEEKLAMLSELVKKTPVTWQGKHTQSLENQGLWPPLDAAKMPIFVAVGGSPESVVRAAKYDFGLRLAIIGGPVGRFAPFTELYRRAQEEFGHAPGKSIGWHSPGLIAETDDAAYEAFYDHHIRRVKRIGEERGWGKITRGRIDREVHSGALFVGSPETVARKIAKGIKDLGADTFDLKIGSGTPEAEMKSIELYGTKVAPLVREMVAEQ; this is encoded by the coding sequence ATGACGAATCAACAAACTGCTGCTATTGCTCCGGAGAACTTGCAATTTGGGATCGACACCTTTGGTGATGTTCCCGACGGCGATTATGTCGGTGGCCTAAAAAGCCTAGTTGAACAGGCAAAACTAGCTGATCAAATCGGCTTAGATGCTTTCAATATCGGAGAACATCACCGCGATGATTTCTCCGTGAGTGCACCAGATACAGTACTTGCTTACCTTGCCGGGGTAACTGAGAAAATTAAACTCGGCACCGCGGTGATCGTACTTAGCTCTGATGATCCAGTGCGCGTTTATGAGCGTTTTGCCACTATCCAAGGGCTCTCCGATAACCGAGTGGAACTTACCGTTGGAAGAGGCTCTTTTACGGAATCTTTCCCCCTATTTGGTTATGACCTCAATGACTATGAGGAGCTTTTTGAAGAAAAGCTTGCCATGCTTTCCGAACTAGTTAAGAAAACTCCGGTAACTTGGCAAGGCAAACACACCCAAAGTTTGGAAAACCAAGGTTTATGGCCGCCTTTAGATGCCGCTAAAATGCCCATATTTGTGGCAGTTGGGGGATCGCCAGAATCAGTAGTGCGAGCGGCCAAATATGATTTTGGGTTACGTCTGGCGATAATCGGTGGCCCAGTTGGTCGTTTTGCCCCATTTACGGAGCTATACCGCCGAGCACAGGAAGAATTTGGACACGCCCCCGGTAAATCCATTGGGTGGCATAGCCCAGGTTTGATCGCAGAAACTGACGATGCCGCCTACGAAGCCTTCTATGACCACCATATTCGACGCGTAAAGCGCATTGGAGAGGAACGTGGTTGGGGCAAAATTACCCGCGGGCGCATAGATCGAGAAGTTCATAGCGGGGCCCTATTTGTCGGTTCCCCAGAGACAGTAGCCCGCAAGATCGCCAAAGGGATAAAAGATTTGGGAGCCGATACCTTTGATTTAAAGATTGGTTCTGGCACCCCTGAAGCTGAGATGAAATCCATTGAACTATATGGCACTAAGGTAGCGCCGTTAGTGCGCGAAATGGTGGCCGAACAGTAA
- a CDS encoding metal ABC transporter solute-binding protein, Zn/Mn family, which translates to MKTTRAIAAAFVVASLSLTACGNSTETKPQGMESSTQAADKPLVLATFTILSDMAQVIGGDKIKVASLTEPGAEIHGYDPTPSNIRDAEKADLILENGLNLEHWVDKLTQGSKAKRAIVTEGITPMLIENSTAANPHAWMSPTLAKVYVDNIVKALSEVSPENADYFKANAEDYKKQIDKVKEDMLEGLGTLPENERALVTCEGAFSYLAADAGLSEGYIWPVNGDEEITPRDIQRTAEFVKKNKVPAVFCESTVDPGPKEQLMRETGARDGGTLYVDSLSEASGDVPTYLDLITFDTKTIVEGLRGQK; encoded by the coding sequence GTGAAAACTACGCGCGCTATTGCCGCGGCTTTTGTCGTGGCTTCCCTGTCCTTAACCGCCTGTGGTAATTCCACAGAAACCAAGCCCCAGGGTATGGAAAGCAGCACCCAGGCAGCGGATAAGCCGCTAGTGTTGGCAACCTTCACCATTTTGTCTGATATGGCCCAGGTCATCGGCGGCGATAAAATTAAAGTCGCCTCTCTGACCGAGCCAGGTGCAGAAATCCACGGCTACGACCCCACCCCCAGCAATATTCGCGATGCTGAAAAAGCCGACCTAATTCTGGAAAATGGCCTCAACCTAGAACACTGGGTAGATAAGCTCACTCAGGGTTCCAAGGCAAAACGTGCCATCGTAACCGAGGGTATTACCCCCATGTTGATTGAAAACAGCACTGCTGCCAATCCACATGCTTGGATGTCCCCCACTTTGGCCAAGGTATATGTAGATAATATCGTCAAGGCCCTGTCTGAGGTTTCCCCGGAAAACGCTGACTACTTCAAAGCCAATGCCGAAGATTATAAGAAGCAAATCGACAAGGTAAAGGAGGATATGCTCGAGGGCCTGGGAACACTGCCCGAAAACGAGCGCGCCTTGGTTACTTGTGAAGGTGCTTTCTCCTACCTTGCTGCCGACGCCGGGCTTTCCGAAGGCTATATCTGGCCGGTAAACGGCGATGAGGAAATCACCCCACGCGATATCCAACGCACCGCCGAATTCGTTAAAAAGAATAAGGTACCTGCAGTATTCTGCGAATCCACCGTTGATCCTGGCCCCAAGGAACAGCTCATGCGGGAAACCGGTGCTCGCGATGGTGGCACCCTCTATGTTGACTCCCTAAGTGAAGCCAGCGGCGATGTTCCCACTTACCTCGACCTAATCACCTTCGATACCAAAACCATCGTTGAAGGTCTGCGAGGCCAAAAATAA
- a CDS encoding DUF501 domain-containing protein encodes MTVDPADLEIITSQLGRRPRGVLEVSYHTPDGQPAVVKTTPRLADGTPFPTLFYLTEPRLTAEASRLEVAHIMKWMESRLATDVELAADYQRAHEEFLAERNAIEDLGTDFSGGGMPDRVKCLHVLIAYALAKGPEHFQLGTEAVALAADHGKLRGTAIPANWPTTAELGIDIAQFDFSNS; translated from the coding sequence ATGACTGTTGATCCCGCAGACCTTGAGATAATTACTAGCCAGTTAGGCCGGCGCCCACGTGGGGTATTGGAGGTTTCTTATCACACCCCAGATGGGCAGCCAGCTGTGGTTAAGACCACTCCGCGCTTGGCAGATGGCACTCCATTTCCCACGCTTTTCTATTTAACGGAGCCACGGTTAACAGCCGAAGCCTCTCGTTTAGAGGTGGCTCATATTATGAAGTGGATGGAATCGCGTTTAGCAACTGATGTTGAACTAGCTGCTGATTATCAGCGCGCGCATGAGGAATTTTTAGCCGAGCGCAATGCTATAGAGGACCTGGGTACGGATTTCTCAGGTGGGGGCATGCCAGATCGGGTGAAATGCTTGCATGTTTTGATTGCATATGCGCTGGCAAAAGGCCCGGAGCACTTTCAGTTAGGGACTGAAGCAGTGGCTTTGGCAGCGGATCATGGCAAATTGCGCGGGACGGCCATTCCTGCAAATTGGCCTACCACGGCCGAATTGGGCATAGATATTGCGCAATTTGATTTCTCTAATTCCTAA